The following coding sequences are from one Dermacentor silvarum isolate Dsil-2018 chromosome 4, BIME_Dsil_1.4, whole genome shotgun sequence window:
- the LOC119450109 gene encoding elongation of very long chain fatty acids protein AAEL008004 translates to MTSLLASEIMTPIVDLYRYVLSKRDPRTEGWSLVADPKFVFPLLFGYIYVVKIGGPRWMMNRKPFELKPIIMVYNLAMVIANIFFFYQYVRHSYLGGGYNVFCQGVSYSRDETAMTILNLTWWYLFVRIADFFDTFFFLARKKFSHITVLHVLHHFLVVFSGWLWITFGCDGQVLMGICFNSFIHIIMYSYYFLSALGPAVQKYLWWKKYLTRLQIFQFVFLTLHVSIPIFYDCGYPMVLTVLASAQGTLGLVLFINFYINAYASNRNLDFCTVQGDKRD, encoded by the coding sequence ATGACGTCGCTTCTAGCGTCCGAAATAATGACGCCGATCGTGGACCTGTACAGGTACGTGCTCTCTAAACGGGACCCGCGCACGGAAGGCTGGTCCCTCGTGGCCGATCCCAAGTTTGTGTTCCCGTTGCTGTTTGGCTACATCTACGTGGTCAAGATCGGCGGCCCGCGATGGATGATGAACCGCAAGCCGTTCGAGCTCAAGCCCATCATCATGGTCTACAACTTGGCGATGGTGATCGCCAACATATTCTTTTTTTACCAGTACGTTCGCCACTCGTACCTGGGCGGAGGCTACAACGTCTTCTGTCAGGGCGTCAGCTACTCCCGTGACGAGACTGCCATGACCATACTCAACCTGACGTGGTGGTACCTCTTCGTGCGTATCGCCGACTTCTTCGACACCTTCTTTTTCTTAGCGAGGAAGAAGTTCTCCCACAtcaccgtgcttcacgtgcttCATCATTTTCTCGTGGTGTTCAGCGGCTGGCTCTGGATCACCTTCGGATGCGACGGTCAAGTGCTGATGGGCATCTGCTTCAACTCGTTCATCCACATCATCATGTATTCGTACTACTTCCTCAGTGCCCTCGGTCCTGCGGTGCAGAAGTACTTGTGGTGGAAAAAGTACCTCACTCGTCTGCAGATATTCCAGTTCGTCTTTCTCACCCTGCACGTGTCAATACCGATCTTCTATGACTGCGGGTACCCGATGGTGCTCACCGTGCTCGCGTCTGCGCAAGGCACCCTGGGACTAGTGCTGTTCATCAACTTTTACATCAACGCTTACGCCTCAAACAGAAACTTGGACTTCTGCACTGTGCAAGGAGATAAAAGAGACTGA